From the Notolabrus celidotus isolate fNotCel1 chromosome 12, fNotCel1.pri, whole genome shotgun sequence genome, one window contains:
- the lyplal1 gene encoding LOW QUALITY PROTEIN: lysophospholipase-like protein 1 (The sequence of the model RefSeq protein was modified relative to this genomic sequence to represent the inferred CDS: deleted 1 base in 1 codon) translates to MAAVRKLQICAVSPTTKQTASVIFLHGSGDTGSGLRNWVKEVLVPDLVFSHIKLIYPTAPPRPYTPMRGALSNVWFDRQKISPDCPEHLESIDHMCDTLGSLIQDQVQAGIPKQRIVIGGFSMGGAMALHLVCRHHPDVGGVFALSSFLNKESLAFQALEERHRAGLPLPSMFQCHGDSDELVLHRWGAETSERLMKSGLPSSFHSFSGLNHQLSQPELELLRDWILARLPTETSPDSPPDTPSCSHRV, encoded by the exons ATGGCTGCAGTAAGAAAACTTCAGATATGTGCAGTTTCTCCGACGACCAAACAAACTGCCTCCGTCATATTTCTGCACGGCTCAG GAGATACTGGTTCCGGTCTGAGGAACTGGGTCAAAGAAGTTCTGGTTCCTGATCTGGTATTCAGTCACATCAAGTTGATTTACCCCACAGCTCCTCCTAG GCCATACACTCCCATGAGAGGGGCTCTGTCTAATGTCTGGTTTGACCGCCAGAAGATCTCACCTGACTGTCCTGAACACTTGGAGTCCATAGACCACATGTGTGACACTTTAGGATCCCTGATCCAGGACCAGGTCCAAGCCGGGATCCCCAAACAACGCATCGTCATCG GGGGTTTTTCAATGGGCGGGGCCATGGCTCTACACCTGGTGTGTCGGCACCACCCTGATGTGGGCGGAGTTTTCGCTCTGTCGAGTTTC CTCAACAAGGAATCCTTGGCTTTCCAG GCATTGGAGGAGCGTCACAGAGCGggcctccccctcccctccatgTTTCAGTGTCATGGTGACAGTGATGAGCTTGTTCTTCATCGTTGGGGGGCGGAGACTTCGGAGCGACTGATGAAGAGTGGCTTGCCTTCCTCCTTCCACTCCTTTTCGGGTCTGAACCACCAGCTGAGCCAGCCAGAACTAGAGCTGCTCAGAGACTGGATCCTCGCCCGACTCCCCACAGAAACCTCCCCTGACTCCCCTCCTGACACCCCCTCATGTTCTCACAGAGTTTAA